The nucleotide window GGGTAGCGCCCAAAAACGTGTTAATGCATCAAGTTCTCATTTGGCGCGAATGGCGGTGCACGGCCTCTACCAAAGCCGCCACATGCTCGGGAGGCGTGTACTGACTTATGCCGTGGCCGAGGTTGAAAATGTGCGTCGGGCCGGTGCCCGTACCTTGGTAAGGCGCGCCAAAACTGTCGAGCACCCGGGCCACTTCGGTGGCGATGGCGGCGGGGGGCGCAAACAGCACATTGGGGTCGATATTGCCTTGCAGCGCTTTGCCGGGGCCATTCTCCTGTCCGCCGACCAGCGCGCGGGCTTTGCCCAAATTGACCGTCCAGTCCAGGCCCAGCACATCGCAGTCCAGCGCCGCCATCTCCTGCAGCCACAGGCCGCCGCCTTTGGTGAACACCAGGCGTGGAATGGTCTCGCCGTTGGGGCCGGTGCGCTTGAGTTGCGCCAGTACCCGTGCCGTATAGGCCATGCTGAAGGTCTGGAACGCGCCATCGGCCAGCACGCCGCCCCAGCTGTCAAAAACCATCACGGCCTGGGCGCCCGCGTCGATCTGGGCGTTCAGGTAAGCGGCTACGGAGTCGGCGTTGATGGCCAGCATGGTGTGCATCAGGTCCGGGCGGCTGTAGAGCATGCTCTTGACCAGGCGGTAGTCGTCCGATCCCGCGCCTTCGACCATGTAGCAGGCCAGTGTCCACGGGCTGCCGGAGAAACCGATCAGCGGCACGCGCCCTTTGCCGTCTTGCGTCAGCGCCTTGCGGATGCTGGAGACGGCGTCAAACACGTAGCGCAGCTTGTCCATGTCGGGCACGGCCAGTTGGGCAACCGCCGCTTCGTCACGCACGGGGCTGGCGAAACGCGGGCCTTCGCCCTGGGCAAACGACAGGCCCAGGCCCATGGCGTCGGGAATGGTCAGGATGTCGGAAAACAGGATGGCGGCGTCCAGCGGGTAGCGCTCCAGCGGTTGCAGCGTGACTTCGGTGGCGTAGTCGGTGTTGGTGGCCAGGCCCATGAAGCTGCCGGCCTTGGCGCGCGTGGCCACGTACTCGGGCAGGTAGCGGCCGGCCTGGCGCATCAGCCAGATGGGGGTGTGGTCGGTGGCCTGGCGCAGGCAGGCGCGCAGGAAAGTGGGGTTGTGCAGGCCGGAAAAAGTCGCGTCGAGATTGGGGTTCGTCATACCCCAATTGTCGCAGTTTGATACACAAGATATGGGCGGGATGTCAGGTCGCTATGGTAGGCTGAATGCCATGTTGTTCAAGGCTTGGCCCAGTGCGCGAAAAGCGCGTCCGGTTGACTCCAGCGCGCTGGTCGTCGCGACGGGGCATCGGCGTTTTTTTCGTTCGCTCATTGAGACACCCGCACGCCTGAACCTGGCGGGGCAGATGCGCGAGGTGCGCCTGCTCGATATCTCGCTGCAAGGCGCGTTGGTCGAGGCGCCCCCGGGCTTGCAAAGTCTGGTGGGCACGCGCGGGCGCCTGCGCTTGAGCCTGTTGCCCACAGAGGTCATCTCCATGGACGTGGCCGTGGCCCGCACCCAAGGGCATTGCCTGGGCTTGCGCTGTGTGAACATCGATCTCGACAGCATCACCCACCTGCGCCAATTGGTCGCGCGCAATTCCGAAGATCCCCAGTGGGTGGGCCTGGACCTGGCGCGGCTCATCGGCCACGCCTGATTCGCTGCGGCTACGCCACCGCTGTGCGGCGGTGATCCACCATCAAGCAGCGGTTTTCCACCACCAGCAGCCCCGCCGCACGCGCCTTGGCCGTCGCTGCGTCGTGGTGGATGCCCAGCTGCAGCCAGATAGCTTGCGCACCGACGGCAATGGCTTCGTCCACCACGGGCGGCACGTCAAAGCTGTTGCGGAACACATCGACCAGTTCGATACGGTGTTCGCGGGCCGCATCGGTCAGCGTGGGGTAGGCCTTCTCGCCCAGGATCTCGCTGGCATTCGGGTTGATCGGGATGATGCGCCAGCCCTGGGCCTGCATGTAGCGCGCGACACCAAAACTGTCTCGGTGGGTTTTGGGTGACAAGCCCACCACCGCCACGCTGCGGTAGTTCTTGAGAATATGTTCGATGGTTTGCTGTTCAGTCATTCCGGAAGTTCTCATAACGTATTCAACGCAGCGCGCAGTTCGCCCGCACCCAGAATTTCAGAGAATACGACTGGCGGCTTGCCCGGTGTGTAGAGCACATACACCGGCACGCCGCTGCGGCCCAGTGCGCCCAGTGCTTCGGTGATGGCCGGGTCGCGCCGCGTCCAGTCAGCGCGCAAGAGCGTGACCTGGCGCTGGGCAAAGTCGGCCAGTACATCGGCATTCGCCAGCGTGGTTTTCTTGTTGTACTGGCAGGTGATGCACCAGGCAGCGGTGAAGTCCACAAACACCGGTTTGCCCGCGGCCAGCGCGGTCTGCACGCGCGCCGGTGCCCAGGCCTGCCAGCCTTCAGCGGCCGTGGTGCTTGCGGCGGGTGCTTCTTCCAGTTTCAAGACATTAGGGCCTATAGCCCCCGCCAATAGTGCGCAAGCAGCTATTGAAATGCTAGCAAATACCCAGCGACTGCGGCCCACCAATTGCAGCGACCAGAGCAGCATGGACAGCGCCAGCAGCAGCGCCAGCAGGCTGGCCGCGCCGTCTACACCACTCAGGTGCCCCAGCACCCAGAGCAGCCAGACCACGGTGGCCGCCATGGGGAAAGCCATGAAGCGGCGCAGTTGCTCCATCCACACGCCGGGGCGCGGCAGCCAGCGGCCCACGGCGGGCAGCCAGCTCGCCAATAGATAGGGAAGAGCTAAGCCCAGACCCAGTGCAGCAAAAATGCCCAGCGCCTGCGCGGCGGGCAGGCTGATCGCATAGCCCAGTGAGGCGCCCATGAATGGTGCGGTGCAGGGCGATGCAATGGCCACCGCCAGCACACCCGATAAAAACGCGTCGGCCAGCGGGTGGCGCAGTTGCAGGCTGGCCAGGCTGCTGGGCAGCAGGTTACCCACGAGCTTGTCGATGTTGAGCCAGCCAGCCAGATTCAGTGCCAGCAGCGTGAAGAGCAAAGCCAGCCCCGCTACCACGGCGGGCGACTGCAACTGAAAGCCCCAGCCCAGTTGTTCCCCGCTGGCGCGCAGCGCCAGCATCAGTCCACCCAGCGCCACAAACGACAGCACCACCCCGGCGGTGTAGGCCAGGCCTTGTGCGCGTTGTTCGCCCGAGCTGCGCGTACCCTGCTGCGCAAAACCCAGCACCTTGATAGCCAGCACCGGAAACACGCAGGGCATGAGGTTCAGGATCAAGCCACCCAGCAGCGCGGCGGCCAGACCGATGGCCCAGGCCGTCAGCCCCGCATCTACCGCCTTGGGCTGAGCGCGGTTATTGTCCAGCGCGGCCTGCAGCGCAGGCGACACGCCGGCGCGCACGGCCAGCGCGGGCCAGTCCCCCGTGACCGGCACTTCAGCGCGCAGGCTTTGTGTGCCGAGAGTCAGCACCACGGGCAACACGTTGGGGCTGCTGCTGCGCTGGGCCGAGAGGGGCATGCTGGCGGACCAGACGCCGTCTTTCCACTGTTGACCGGATGCGGCACCCAGGGTGTCGCTGGCGCCCGGGGTTGCCGCGGTTTCCAGCAGCTCCGGTGTTTCGGGGTACAGGTTCAGGGCCTTGCCCCGCCAGGCGGCAGGCAGGCCGCGCACGGTGACTGTGACGACCTGTGCATTCACCTGCGCTTGTGTCTGGCCCGCAAAGGCCTGGGGCTGGGCGGCATGGGCGGCGTCAAACGCGGCGCCGTGCAGGGCAGTGGAGCCCTGCACCGGCAGGCGCAGCACAAAGTTGCCTTCCTGGGGGATGCAGGTTTCCTTGCACACCAGCCAGCTCGCCGCAAGGCGGATTTCCAGATCACCGGTCAGCGGGGGCTGGAAGTCTTTGGCTATGGTCAGCGGCACGGGCAACAGCACGGTGTTTTCAAAGCCCAGATTGGCCAGGCTGCCAATGGCGATGCGGGTTGGCGTGGGCCAGGCAATGTCTCCTGCGGTCACCCCTGCGGGCAGGGTCCACTGCACCTGGGTGGGCAGGCCGGAGTCGCCGGCGTTTTTCCAGTAGGTGTGCCAGTGCGGCTGGTGCTGGAACTGCAGGCCCACCCACACCGGCTGGCCGGGCTGCACGCCTTGCGGGGCGTGGGCGACCAGCTCGGCGCGCACCTGCTCGGTCTGCACCACCGCGGCGTGGCTGCCGGATGGGGCGGTATTTTGCAGGTCAAATGGGGCTGCAGCCCTTGCGGTGATTGCGCAGGCAGCTATCAAAATGAGAGTAATTTGGCGCCCGAGGCGGCGACCCGCTGCATGCCGGGAGATCAATGGGGAAAGCGAAATCATGGAAGGATGTGAGCCGGGCGCGGGATGGAAGTTCCAGCGATTGTCGCGGCCTCGCGGGAAAGGGCCGGAATAGGCCCGTAAAAAAGCCCACCGGAGTGGGCTTTGACGTGTGCCGGTGAGGGCTTAGAACTTGTAACCCACCCCCAGTGAGAAGATGGTGGACTTGTTGCTGAGTGTGGTGCCGCCGGTCGTCGTGACATCGTTGTACTTGTTCGAGTCGTACACCAGTTGCCAGAACAGGTTTTTGTCGATCATGGACTTGATGCCGACGCCATAACCCAAGCCCGTGAGGCTGTAGGACGCAGAGGGTGCACTGTCAACCTGCAGGGTGCCGCCCAGCGCAGAAATCTTGCCAAAGATGACCGTGGAGTCCGTCACGGCGATGCCCGGCGTCAAGTCAAACGAGGTGTTGTCTTTGGTATAGGCGTCGGCGCCCAGACCGCTGGCCGATGCAGTGTTGCGCTTGACCGTTCCCAGCGTGGCACCCACGCCCAGCACGAACTGATCGGTGATGGCGAAGGTGTACTGCGCTTGCAGGCCCAATCCTGTGCTGTTGCCACTGTCCGATACAGAAAGGGCGTCGACAGTGGATTTGGTGGATTCGAGATTGGCCGAAAGACTGAAGCCTTCAAAGCTCCTGGCCTGTGCGAACACCTGGGGCGCTGCCAAGGCGAGGCAGGCGGCGGCGATGGCTATTTTTTTCATGTGCTACTCCTTGAAAACAGGCAAAACAACACGACGATCAAAAACGCGATTTCAGTATAGCCATTGGGCCCGGTGCTTGCTAGCCCCAAAAGCAAACCTATGTATCCCCAAGGGGCTTGGCTGCAAAGGCAGCGGGCAGCTTTTTTGGCGCCCGGATGCGCAACTGCTTGTGGACGCTCTCCCGGCCAAACACTACCTCTATATCGGCAATTGCCACGCCAAACAAAGGGGCCAGAAAACGAACCATGTGATCGGTCGCCTTGCCATCCTTGGGGGCCGCGGTCACGCTGACCTTGAGCTGGGTGCCCTTGGGTTTGCCAATCGCGTCCTTGGCGGCTGCCGGTTTGCCCAGGATGTTGACGACCAGCACCTCGCCGTCCCAGGCGAAAAACGAATCACCAGTGATGGAGCGAGGGCGTGGAGCAGGCATCCCCTAATATAGGAGGTCCATGCCCGCTTACCACGCCCCACACTGCTTTTTTCCTGCATGACATGAGAGCAGGGCTCCGTTCACCCATCGCTCTGGTCGTGCCCGTTGTCGGGGCGCTGTTCATGGTTGTCTACCTGCTCGACATGGGGTACGAGTCGTCACTGCGCGGGCTCGATTTGTCCTGGCACGTGATGCTGGGCTACGCGTATGAAAACAAGCTTCAGCGCGGGACCCAGATCATCTTCAACTATGGGCCGCTCTCGTTCATAGAGTCTGGGATTTATTTCGAGCAAAGCCATGTTGAAAAGCTGCTCTACCGGGCCGTCTATCTGCTGACTCTGGGTGTGGGCTGCTTCTCGGTATTGCGAATCAGGAGCGTATGGGCCTTGTTGGCATGGTGCGGCCTGACCCTGTACTTGATCATGTGGCGGGATGTGTATTTGCTGCTGCCGGCCTTGCTGCTGTGCCACCACGAGTGCCGCAGACAACCGGGGAATGGCGCGCAGCTGGCGCTTTCCATTCTGCTCGCGTTTGGCGCAGCGTTTGCGTGTCTGGTCAAGGCCAATGCCATGTTCTTCACGGTGCCCGCGATTGTGCTGGCGAGCATCTACCGCTTCACGGTACGGGACTACCGCCCCATTGTCCCGGTGTGTTTTGTGTTGTCCACCCTCCTGCTGTTCTGGCTGTCGGGCCAGGAGCTCTCTGGTTTCTTCGAATTTTTGCGTGGTTATGTGGACGTTTCGCGGGCATACAACGCGGACATGGGGCTGCCCGCGCCGTGGGCGCTGCATGCTGCCTTCGTGGTGGGCGCAGCCGCCGTTGTCGCGGCGACCCTGCGTCTGACCAGTCCTGCCAGCACGGTGCTGAGCCTGCTCACCCTGGGCTATCTGCTGGTGGCCTACAAGATGGGTTTTGTTCGCCATGGCGAGCACCCGCAAGCCGCGTTTCTCGCACTGGCCGTGATCAGCGCCATCCAGCTCTGGACTCCGAGCAGCGATGTCCTTGGCCGCAACCAGCGTTGGGTGCTTGCGGCCGTGGCCATTGCGGCGGCGGCCTTCGTTGCATCGAGTGCGGTCCCGGCGTCCCTGCCGCCGTATGGAGATGCCAATAAAGGGTTTGCCAGCGTTTTGCAGTACCGCGTCCGTTATCTGCTGGACCCGACATTCAGGGCCGCTAAAGATTTCGAGGAGCGCCGCCGGTTCGCGGTGGCGTTCGACGCGGCGCGCTCCGCCATTCCGTTTGATGCCATCGAAGGCCCCGTTGACGTCTTCCCCTTTGAGTTCAGTCTGGCCTACGCGTCGGGGCTGCCGATCGCCACGCGGCCCGCATTCCAGTCCTACTTTGCAACCAGCCGCTACATGACGGAGCGCAACGCCGAGTTTCTGGCCAGTCCGCAGGCGCCGCGGTCGGTGATTTTCAGCATCGTGCCCATGGATGGCCGTTACGCTGCGCTGGAAGATCCGCTTACAGTCGGCGCCTACCGGCGGTATTACCAGGTCGACAGGCAAAAGCCGGACGCGCTGCTGCTGACGCGGCGCGCGCATCCACTGACCCAGTCGCAGTCATGCTGGCATATGCAGGCCGATGTGAACCAGCCGCTGCCGGTTCCCGCCATCAGGCCCGATCAGGCCGTGTGGGCGCACATTGCGCTGGATCCCAACTGGGTGGGCCAGGTCACCAGTGTGCTCACGGGCCCGCCCGTTCTTCGCATGGCCGTCACCACATCCGCCGGGCGCAGTGATTTCCGGTTCTTGCGCGAAGCGGGCGAAGTCGGTTTCCTGTTGTCGCCGACCCTGGGTTCGACTGAAGCGGCAGCGCGGTTTTTCAAAGGCGAAAGCCGTCCTGAGGAGCGTGTCCTCAGTCTCATGGTGCTCCCGGCGGATGGTTTAATCCCAGCGTTTGGCAACCGTATTCCGGTCAAGCTGTGCGTGCTTTCCTGGGCGGAAGGGCGATGAACCCAAGCGAAAAATGTGTCACGCGCGATGGCACACGCGTGGAGCAGGCATCCCCTAATATCAGGCCCATGGCATCCCCCCACGCTCGTATTGCCCTGGCCACCCTCAACGCCAAGTACATCCACGCCTCGCTGGGCCTGCGGTATCTGCTGGCCAATATGGCGCGCCACGGCGGTGCGGACTTGCGCGCCTGCACCACGCTGCACGAATTCACCATCCAGCGCCCTGCGCAGCAGGTGGTTGATGCCTTGCTGGCCGCGCTGGATGACGGCGGCGCGGCGCGGGTGCAAATCGTCGGTTTTGGGGTCTACATCTGGAATGTGCTGCAGACCACCGAGGTGGTGCGCCTGCTCAAGGCCCAGCGCCCCGGCGTGAAAGTGGTGCTGGGTGGACCCGAGGTGAGCCATGAGCTGGAAGGCCAGGCCATCGTAGCGCTGGCCGACCATGTGATTACCGGCTGGGGCGATGTGAGTTTCCCTGCGCTGTGCCGCGCGCTGGTGCATGGGCCGCAGCCGCTCATGAAAATCATCGCTGGCGTGCAACCGCCGCTGGAGCAACTGGCGCTGCCGTATGCCGAATACAGTGATGCCGACTTGGCGCACCGCGTGTTGTATGTCGAGGCCTCACGCGGCTGCCCGTTCAAATGCGAGTTCTGCCTGAGCGCGCTGGAGAAGACGGCGTGGGCGTTTGAGCTGGACGCGTTTGTGGCTGAGCTGGACACGCTGTACCGGCGTGGTGCGCGCACCTTCAAATTTGTCGACCGCACCTTCAACCTCAAGATCGATGCTTCGGTGCGCCTGTTGGCGTTTTTTCTGGAGCGCCTGGCCGCTGCACCGCAGGAGCCCTTGTTTGTGCACTTCGAGGTGGTGCCTGACCATCTGCCGGACCGGCTGAAAGAAAGCATTGCGCAGTTTCCGCCCGGCGTACTGCAGTTTGAAGTCGGCATCCAGAGCTTCAACCCCGTAGTGCAGCAAGCCATCTCTCGCCGCCAGGACAATGACAAGACTGAGGCCAATCTGCGCTGGCTGCGCACGCACAGCCAGGCCCATTTGCACACCGATCTGATCTTTGGCCTGCCCGGTGAAAACTGGCAGAGTTTTGCGCAGGGGTTTGACCGCCTGCATGCGCTGGGGCCGCACGAAATCCAGCTCGGCATCCTCAAGCGACTGCGCGGTACACCGCTGGCGCAGAAAAGCCGCCCGGGTGCGCCCGCCCTGAACGCCATGGTCTACGCACCCGAGCCGCCCTACACCGTGTTGCAGACCGACGCGGTCAGTGCGGAAGAACTGCAGGCCTTCACCCGGCTGGCGCGTTACTGGGACCTGGTGGCCAACTCCGGGCGTTTTGCGCGCACGCTGGATCTGCTGTTGCAGGGGCCGTCGGCCTTTGATGCGTTTGCCCAATGGTCTGCCTGGCTCTGGGCCATCAGCCATCAAACCAGTGGCCTGTCGCCTGAACAGTTGGTGGACTGGTTGTTTGCTTACCTCACGGAGGTGCGGACGCTGCCAGTGCACACGGTGCGTGCAGCGTTGCTGGCGGATTACGAGGGCAGCGGTGCGCGTGCCAACCCGCGTGTGCTGCAGGGCTTCCTGCGTCGTCCGCCTGCGCCTGCCCCCACGCAGTCCGCTGCGTCAGGCGCACGCCAGCAGCGCCATCTGGCGGTGGCCGAGTAACCCTTGGCTTGACCGCAATGCGCACCCCAACGATACTTTGACGACGCCCCCTACGTTGGAAACAACACGCCGATGACGAGTACCCCCACCCCCGAAGCGCCCCAATCCGCTGGCCTGTCATTGCGCCAGACCCTCTTTCTGGGCGCGGGCCTGGGCATCCTGCTTCCCGCACTGGCGCTGGGGTACTTCCAGATCACCAGCCGGTATGAAAACGAGGTCAACCTGCGCGTGCGGGCCCCCATGCAGCAGTACGCCGATGTGCTCTCGCGTGGCGTCGCTGTGGCGATCTGGAATGTGGACCATGGCGTGGCCAACGAACTGGTCGACGCGGTCATGCGCAACCCCGATGTGGTGCGGGTGACGGTGACAGATGAATACAAGGAAATTTTTGTCCGCAAACAAAGTGAACAGGAACCCGAAGGCGAAGTGCTGCGCGAGGAGCGCGACATTAACTACAACGGTGCCCGGGTTGGGCGCCTCAGTGTGGAGCTGACCGCCCAGCGTATCCAGCGTGAATTCCTCAACGACCTGATCAAACTGGCCGCGGCCCTGGCGGCACAGGTGGGTATCTCCTTTCTGTTCATCTGGTGGCTGTTTGACCGGCGCATGATGCGCCCCCTGCACTCGCTGCAAGAAGGTGTGCAGCGCCTGGCCCGTGGTGAGCTGGCGCAGCCCCTGGTCTGGCAGCGCGAAGACGAAATTGGTGGCTTGGCCCGTGGCATGGACACCATGCGCACCGACCTGGCCGCCCTGATTGCCGAGCGCGACGAAAAAAACGCCGCACTGCAGACCGAGCTGGCAGAGCGCCGCCGTACCGAAGAGGCACTGGGCTTCAGCCAGGCCAAGTTTGCGGCGATTTTTGATGCCTCGCCGATTGCCATGACGGTCTCGCACATGACCGGTGAGTTCCCTATTTTGGACGTGAACAGCGCCTGGGTGCGGGTTTTCGGGCGTGATCGCTCCGTGGCGATAGGCTCCAATGGCGAAACCAATGGCATGTGGAAAAACCGCGACGCACGTGACGCGGTGATGCAGACGCTGCTGCAACAGGGCGAGATTTCCCGCTATCTGGCCTGGATGGTGCGGGGCGACGGCCAGGGAGAGATGTTGTGCGAAATCTCGGGCCGTGTGATCGCGCTGGGCCAGGAGTCCCTGCTGATCCTGGCCTACGACGACATCACCGCCAAACACCAGTACGAGGCCGATATCCTGCGCCTCAACGCCACGCTGGAGCAACGTGTGGACGAACGCACCCGGGAACTCACCGGTGCGCTGGACCGTCTGACGGCAGCCCAGTCCGAACTGGTGCGTGCCGAAAAAATGTCGGCGCTGGGATCACTGGTGGCTGGCATTGCGCATGAGCTCAACACCCCCATTGGCAACAGCCTGACCGTGGCCAGCACCCTGCAGGACCATGCCAACAGTTTCACCAACGAGATGGCCAAGGGCCTCACGCGCAGTCGTCTCGAAGAGTTTGTCGGGAACATACGCCAGGGATCTGGCATCCTGATGCGCGGCCTGCACCAGGCGGCCGAGCTGGTGTCCAGCTTCAAGCAGGTCGCCGTGGACCAAACCAGTGTGAACCGGCGCCGCTTCCAACTGGCCGAAACCATCAACGAGATATTGTTGACCCTGGGACCGACCATGCGCAAGACTTCCCACACGGTGAGTAGCCAGGTGGCCTCGGATATCACCATGGAAAGTTTCCCAGGCCCGCTGGGGCAGGTCATTACCAACCTGATCAACAACGCGTTGTTGCACGCCTTCGAAGGGCGGCAGCAGGGCCACATCACGATTTCTGCGGTGGCGGTGGATGCGGACTGGATCAAGTTCACCGTGCAGGACGATGGTGTGGGCATTCCCCCGGCCCATCTGGCCCGGGTGTTCGACCCCTTCTTCACCACCAAGCTGGGCCAGGGCGGCAGCGGCTTGGGGCTGAATATCGTCTACAACCTGGTCACCAAAACCCTGGGTGGCAACATCCGTGTGGACAGCGCCCCAGGCCAGGGCGCTTGTTTCACCTTGACCTTGCCGGTGGTTGCGCCGGTAGTGGCACCAGAGCATTAGCCCCCACGCTTCACCCACGCACGGCCATTGGCCCGAGTAGGGCGCATTGCCACAACGTGAGCGCATCTGCGACCGCAAATGCGTGCGCGGGTTGCTGCTCCTGAGGGGGCGTCATCGCCTTGGGGCGGCCCGGCGGCGATGTGGCCCTGTTATCAAGGCGCAGTTTCCATGACGAGGCGCATACCCACCAGGGTGTAGCGCGTCTGGGGGGAGTTCCAGTTGCGGTAACTGGAGCGGGCGTACAGCGCCCAGGTGTGCCAGGAGCCACCGCGGCGCACATAGACATTCCCGGTCTTGGGGCCCTGCGGGTCATTCAGCGGCGACTGGGCGTAGTAGTTTTCGTCGTACAGATCAGCGGTCCATTCCCAGGCATTGCCGTGCATGTCGTACAGGCCAAACGCATTGGGCGCATACCGCGCCACGGGTGCGGTGAAGGCATAACCGTCATCGCCTTGCAGCGCATGTTCTGCCAGCTTGGGCCACTGGGGTTTGGCGTGGGCGTCGAAGGTGTTGGCCACCTGCAGCAGGGACTCGGGCGCATCACCGCCGTGGTAGCGCGTACGGGTGCCGGCGCGTGCGGCGTATTCCCATTCGGCCTCGGTGGGCAGGCGGTAAGTTTTGCCCTCGGTCTTGCTGAGCCACTGTGCCAGGGCCTGTGCATCGCCCCAGGTGATGTTGAC belongs to Rhodoferax saidenbachensis and includes:
- a CDS encoding protein-disulfide reductase DsbD family protein — encoded protein: MISLSPLISRHAAGRRLGRQITLILIAACAITARAAAPFDLQNTAPSGSHAAVVQTEQVRAELVAHAPQGVQPGQPVWVGLQFQHQPHWHTYWKNAGDSGLPTQVQWTLPAGVTAGDIAWPTPTRIAIGSLANLGFENTVLLPVPLTIAKDFQPPLTGDLEIRLAASWLVCKETCIPQEGNFVLRLPVQGSTALHGAAFDAAHAAQPQAFAGQTQAQVNAQVVTVTVRGLPAAWRGKALNLYPETPELLETAATPGASDTLGAASGQQWKDGVWSASMPLSAQRSSSPNVLPVVLTLGTQSLRAEVPVTGDWPALAVRAGVSPALQAALDNNRAQPKAVDAGLTAWAIGLAAALLGGLILNLMPCVFPVLAIKVLGFAQQGTRSSGEQRAQGLAYTAGVVLSFVALGGLMLALRASGEQLGWGFQLQSPAVVAGLALLFTLLALNLAGWLNIDKLVGNLLPSSLASLQLRHPLADAFLSGVLAVAIASPCTAPFMGASLGYAISLPAAQALGIFAALGLGLALPYLLASWLPAVGRWLPRPGVWMEQLRRFMAFPMAATVVWLLWVLGHLSGVDGAASLLALLLALSMLLWSLQLVGRSRWVFASISIAACALLAGAIGPNVLKLEEAPAASTTAAEGWQAWAPARVQTALAAGKPVFVDFTAAWCITCQYNKKTTLANADVLADFAQRQVTLLRADWTRRDPAITEALGALGRSGVPVYVLYTPGKPPVVFSEILGAGELRAALNTL
- a CDS encoding B12-binding domain-containing radical SAM protein; translated protein: MASPHARIALATLNAKYIHASLGLRYLLANMARHGGADLRACTTLHEFTIQRPAQQVVDALLAALDDGGAARVQIVGFGVYIWNVLQTTEVVRLLKAQRPGVKVVLGGPEVSHELEGQAIVALADHVITGWGDVSFPALCRALVHGPQPLMKIIAGVQPPLEQLALPYAEYSDADLAHRVLYVEASRGCPFKCEFCLSALEKTAWAFELDAFVAELDTLYRRGARTFKFVDRTFNLKIDASVRLLAFFLERLAAAPQEPLFVHFEVVPDHLPDRLKESIAQFPPGVLQFEVGIQSFNPVVQQAISRRQDNDKTEANLRWLRTHSQAHLHTDLIFGLPGENWQSFAQGFDRLHALGPHEIQLGILKRLRGTPLAQKSRPGAPALNAMVYAPEPPYTVLQTDAVSAEELQAFTRLARYWDLVANSGRFARTLDLLLQGPSAFDAFAQWSAWLWAISHQTSGLSPEQLVDWLFAYLTEVRTLPVHTVRAALLADYEGSGARANPRVLQGFLRRPPAPAPTQSAASGARQQRHLAVAE
- a CDS encoding formylglycine-generating enzyme family protein, with the translated sequence MTPPLPACILRSLLLCSALAASPCTQAQTVVTNTLGMRLVQIPAGEFLMGSDEPVERLQKDYPRMERVRLEALVDEAPVHRVRITKAFYLGQTEVTVGQFRRFVQASGYVPESIADGTGGYGYNPDYDPEKSARGDQFEGRDTRYSWLNPGFAQSEDHPVVNITWGDAQALAQWLSKTEGKTYRLPTEAEWEYAARAGTRTRYHGGDAPESLLQVANTFDAHAKPQWPKLAEHALQGDDGYAFTAPVARYAPNAFGLYDMHGNAWEWTADLYDENYYAQSPLNDPQGPKTGNVYVRRGGSWHTWALYARSSYRNWNSPQTRYTLVGMRLVMETAP
- a CDS encoding PilZ domain-containing protein, translating into MLFKAWPSARKARPVDSSALVVATGHRRFFRSLIETPARLNLAGQMREVRLLDISLQGALVEAPPGLQSLVGTRGRLRLSLLPTEVISMDVAVARTQGHCLGLRCVNIDLDSITHLRQLVARNSEDPQWVGLDLARLIGHA
- a CDS encoding sensor histidine kinase, with product MTSTPTPEAPQSAGLSLRQTLFLGAGLGILLPALALGYFQITSRYENEVNLRVRAPMQQYADVLSRGVAVAIWNVDHGVANELVDAVMRNPDVVRVTVTDEYKEIFVRKQSEQEPEGEVLREERDINYNGARVGRLSVELTAQRIQREFLNDLIKLAAALAAQVGISFLFIWWLFDRRMMRPLHSLQEGVQRLARGELAQPLVWQREDEIGGLARGMDTMRTDLAALIAERDEKNAALQTELAERRRTEEALGFSQAKFAAIFDASPIAMTVSHMTGEFPILDVNSAWVRVFGRDRSVAIGSNGETNGMWKNRDARDAVMQTLLQQGEISRYLAWMVRGDGQGEMLCEISGRVIALGQESLLILAYDDITAKHQYEADILRLNATLEQRVDERTRELTGALDRLTAAQSELVRAEKMSALGSLVAGIAHELNTPIGNSLTVASTLQDHANSFTNEMAKGLTRSRLEEFVGNIRQGSGILMRGLHQAAELVSSFKQVAVDQTSVNRRRFQLAETINEILLTLGPTMRKTSHTVSSQVASDITMESFPGPLGQVITNLINNALLHAFEGRQQGHITISAVAVDADWIKFTVQDDGVGIPPAHLARVFDPFFTTKLGQGGSGLGLNIVYNLVTKTLGGNIRVDSAPGQGACFTLTLPVVAPVVAPEH
- the hemE gene encoding uroporphyrinogen decarboxylase, with product MTNPNLDATFSGLHNPTFLRACLRQATDHTPIWLMRQAGRYLPEYVATRAKAGSFMGLATNTDYATEVTLQPLERYPLDAAILFSDILTIPDAMGLGLSFAQGEGPRFASPVRDEAAVAQLAVPDMDKLRYVFDAVSSIRKALTQDGKGRVPLIGFSGSPWTLACYMVEGAGSDDYRLVKSMLYSRPDLMHTMLAINADSVAAYLNAQIDAGAQAVMVFDSWGGVLADGAFQTFSMAYTARVLAQLKRTGPNGETIPRLVFTKGGGLWLQEMAALDCDVLGLDWTVNLGKARALVGGQENGPGKALQGNIDPNVLFAPPAAIATEVARVLDSFGAPYQGTGTGPTHIFNLGHGISQYTPPEHVAALVEAVHRHSRQMRT
- a CDS encoding CoA-binding protein; its protein translation is MTEQQTIEHILKNYRSVAVVGLSPKTHRDSFGVARYMQAQGWRIIPINPNASEILGEKAYPTLTDAAREHRIELVDVFRNSFDVPPVVDEAIAVGAQAIWLQLGIHHDAATAKARAAGLLVVENRCLMVDHRRTAVA
- a CDS encoding DUF167 domain-containing protein, with protein sequence MPAPRPRSITGDSFFAWDGEVLVVNILGKPAAAKDAIGKPKGTQLKVSVTAAPKDGKATDHMVRFLAPLFGVAIADIEVVFGRESVHKQLRIRAPKKLPAAFAAKPLGDT
- a CDS encoding outer membrane protein, whose amino-acid sequence is MKKIAIAAACLALAAPQVFAQARSFEGFSLSANLESTKSTVDALSVSDSGNSTGLGLQAQYTFAITDQFVLGVGATLGTVKRNTASASGLGADAYTKDNTSFDLTPGIAVTDSTVIFGKISALGGTLQVDSAPSASYSLTGLGYGVGIKSMIDKNLFWQLVYDSNKYNDVTTTGGTTLSNKSTIFSLGVGYKF